From Aphelocoma coerulescens isolate FSJ_1873_10779 chromosome 15, UR_Acoe_1.0, whole genome shotgun sequence, one genomic window encodes:
- the RAB35 gene encoding ras-related protein Rab-35 encodes MRGGGAVVSSGCLSGKWLRLELPPPPASPARSAARGRAPAMARDYDHLFKLLIIGDSGVGKSSLLLRFADNTFSGSYITTIGVDFKIRTVEINGEKVKLQIWDTAGQERFRTITSTYYRGTHGVIVVYDVTSAESFVNVKRWLHEINQNCDDVCRILVGNKNDDPDRKVVETEDAYKFAGQMEIQLFETSAKENINVEEMFNCITELVLRAKKENLAKQQQQQQNDVVKLTKNSKRKKRCC; translated from the exons atgcgcggcggcggcgccgttGTCAGTTCCGGCTGTTTGTCCGGGAAGTGGCTCCGGCTGGAGCTGCCGCCGCCCCCTGCTTCCCCCGCCCGCTCTGCCGCCCGCGGCCGCGCCCCGGCCATGGCCCGGGACTACGACCACCTCTTCAAGCTGCTCATCATCGGCGATAGCG GTGTGGGCAAGAGCAGTTTGCTGTTGCGTTTTGCAGATAATACCTTCTCAG GCAGCTACATTACCACCATTGGAGTGGATTTTAAAATCCGAACAGTTGAGATCAATGGAGAGAAGGTGAAACTCCAGAtctgggacacagctggccAAGAACGCTTCCGGACTATTACGTCAAC GTATTACAGAGGAACACATGGGGTCATTGTTGTCTACGACGTAACGAGTGCAGAATCTTTTGTGAATGTAAAACGGTGGTTGCATGAAATTAATCAAAATTGTGATGATGTCTGCAGGATACTAG tgGGGAATAAGAATGATGACCCAGACCGAAAAGTGGTAGAAACAGAAGATGCCTATAAATTTGCTGGGCAGATGGAGATCCAGTTGTTTGAGACCAGCgccaaagaaaatattaatgtgGAAGAG ATGTTTAATTGCATTACAGAGCTTGTCCTGcgagcaaagaaagaaaacttagcaaagcagcaacagcagcaacagaaCGATGTGGTGAAGCTAACGAAGAACAGTAAAAGGAAGAAGCGGTGCTGCTAa